A stretch of Kaistella flava (ex Peng et al. 2021) DNA encodes these proteins:
- the pfkA gene encoding 6-phosphofructokinase gives MKESAVKKIVVLTSGGDAPGMNAALRAVVRTASHYKIECYGVREGFNGLINDDFTKMGPRSVKNIITEGGTILKSARSLEFKTAAGRKKAFENCQKHGIDGMVCIGGDGTFRGAKVFNEEFGIKTIGVPGTIDNDIFGTDNTIGYDTALNTAMEAIDKIRDTATSHNRIFFVEVMGRDAGFIALNSGLATGAIGILIPEKKDSIEELFATFERAEKAGKASSIVVVAEGEKLGSIYDIAKATQTGFPSYDIRVAVLGHIQRGGSPSCADRVLASRLGYGAVIGLMDGKTNMMVGMKSNRMVYTAIDEAVKKHNEIDQDLLKISEILSI, from the coding sequence ATGAAAGAAAGTGCAGTGAAAAAGATTGTGGTTCTCACTTCAGGTGGAGATGCACCAGGAATGAACGCAGCGCTAAGAGCCGTTGTAAGAACAGCAAGTCACTACAAGATAGAATGTTACGGAGTAAGAGAAGGTTTTAACGGTTTAATCAATGATGATTTTACAAAAATGGGCCCTCGCTCCGTGAAAAACATTATTACTGAAGGAGGTACGATTTTAAAGTCCGCCCGTTCCTTAGAATTTAAAACAGCGGCAGGAAGAAAAAAAGCTTTTGAAAATTGTCAGAAACATGGTATCGACGGAATGGTCTGTATCGGTGGAGACGGAACTTTCAGAGGTGCTAAAGTTTTCAACGAAGAGTTTGGAATCAAAACCATAGGTGTTCCAGGAACAATCGACAATGATATTTTCGGTACCGATAATACCATTGGTTACGATACGGCTTTGAATACTGCCATGGAAGCTATCGATAAAATCAGAGATACTGCAACTTCTCACAACAGAATTTTCTTCGTGGAAGTTATGGGTCGTGATGCAGGATTTATCGCTTTAAACAGTGGTTTAGCAACAGGCGCAATCGGTATTTTAATTCCAGAAAAGAAAGACAGTATCGAAGAACTTTTTGCCACTTTTGAAAGAGCAGAAAAAGCTGGAAAAGCTTCAAGTATCGTCGTGGTAGCAGAAGGTGAAAAACTGGGCAGTATTTATGATATCGCCAAAGCGACCCAAACCGGTTTCCCGAGTTATGATATTCGCGTTGCCGTTTTAGGCCACATCCAAAGAGGTGGATCACCAAGTTGTGCAGACCGTGTGTTGGCGAGCAGATTGGGTTACGGTGCCGTTATTGGATTAATGGATGGCAAAACCAATATGATGGTCGGAATGAAGTCCAACAGAATGGTTTACACCGCCATAGATGAAGCCGTAAAAAAACACAATGAAATCGATCAGGATCTGCTGAAAATTTCAGAAATTCTCTCAATTTAA
- a CDS encoding TonB-dependent receptor has translation MKFTLNIIAIFFGLLLANAQTTFTIKGKVIDYHDKTPLKSATITIGKSTEVSDANGNFTFKTLHKGKYTLIANHPDCNPITEELNVNKDAEITLQLEHHIADIETITLHGTHKNANSLIVKSLDRSEIDRNSTENLGNILSSISGVGALKSGNNIAKPIIHGLYGSRVPIINNGVKMAEQEWGVEHAPNIDVNQFDHVDVIKGASALKYGSDAIGGVVVLEPAVYKRKDTIQGNVNLSGISNGQGVGLGINLLKTWENGWAVKTTGGFKKLGDLKTPDYNLMNTSLQNQSFSFTVQNNTYLQGISFDYSVTDSEIGIYRGSDLGNLEDFYKALTSDIPIYQRDFSYSINNPKQDVQHHIAKISAFKRFENLGKVSVDYNFQYNHRKEYDVRRGELAQIPSLDLELFTNQININDFIERQNWSLETGIDLKYQFNYSTPETQARRLVPNYDQYAGGVYSVFKYKLTPHLNAEAGLRYDVTKYEVKKWYDLSDWENLYANDFSQFYVKTDGNRVFTKPNLTYKNLSFNAGLDYQPSKNFDVKLNYAKVGRTPNIAELFADGLHHSAAIIEVGNMGIKNEDGNQFNLNIDGKVNVLDGLRVTVNPYLFITKNFITEIPTGIQNTIRGVFPVWSYKQIDAKMYGLDVDAQLKLNDHFEYHGNYSYINGHDQTNDQPLIMMVPTNFANSLEFKNEHWRNFYFKVQQKTFLHQKRFPLYNPTINIFENGVEVEKTLDLSTPPPTYTLWSVQTGFDFNKHFSAGLNVTNLFDTNYKDYLNRMRYFSYEMGRNIIFNIKYNF, from the coding sequence ATGAAATTTACTTTAAATATCATCGCAATCTTTTTTGGATTGCTATTAGCAAACGCACAAACTACTTTTACGATCAAAGGAAAAGTGATTGATTATCACGATAAAACTCCCTTAAAAAGTGCCACAATTACTATTGGAAAATCAACTGAAGTTTCAGATGCCAATGGGAATTTTACTTTTAAAACTTTACATAAAGGAAAATATACGCTTATCGCCAACCATCCCGATTGTAATCCAATAACTGAAGAATTAAATGTTAATAAAGATGCTGAAATTACGCTTCAGCTTGAGCATCATATTGCCGATATCGAAACAATTACGCTTCATGGAACGCATAAAAATGCCAATTCATTGATTGTGAAATCCTTGGATAGAAGTGAAATCGACCGAAATTCGACGGAAAATTTAGGAAATATCTTGTCCAGTATTTCAGGTGTTGGTGCGTTGAAAAGTGGAAACAATATCGCGAAACCAATTATCCACGGACTTTACGGAAGCCGGGTTCCAATTATTAATAACGGCGTAAAAATGGCCGAACAGGAATGGGGCGTTGAACATGCGCCGAATATTGACGTTAATCAGTTTGATCACGTTGATGTGATTAAAGGAGCTTCAGCTTTAAAATACGGAAGTGATGCGATCGGCGGAGTAGTTGTTTTGGAACCAGCGGTTTATAAAAGAAAAGATACTATTCAGGGAAATGTAAATCTTTCGGGAATCTCGAATGGTCAAGGCGTTGGACTTGGAATCAATTTATTGAAAACGTGGGAAAATGGTTGGGCTGTAAAAACGACGGGTGGATTTAAGAAATTGGGTGATTTAAAAACTCCAGATTATAACTTGATGAATACTAGTTTGCAAAATCAATCGTTCAGTTTTACCGTTCAAAATAATACTTACTTACAGGGAATCTCTTTTGATTACAGCGTGACTGATTCTGAAATTGGAATTTACAGAGGTTCTGATTTAGGGAATTTAGAAGATTTTTATAAAGCTTTGACGTCGGATATTCCGATTTACCAGAGAGATTTTTCTTATTCGATTAACAATCCAAAACAGGATGTTCAGCATCATATTGCCAAGATTTCTGCTTTTAAAAGATTTGAAAATCTGGGGAAAGTTTCTGTCGATTACAACTTTCAATACAATCATAGAAAGGAATATGATGTGAGAAGAGGTGAGTTGGCTCAAATTCCGTCTTTGGATTTGGAACTGTTTACGAATCAAATTAATATCAATGATTTTATCGAGCGCCAAAACTGGAGTTTAGAAACCGGAATAGATTTGAAATATCAGTTTAATTATTCCACGCCGGAAACTCAGGCCAGAAGATTGGTTCCAAATTATGATCAATATGCGGGCGGCGTTTATTCAGTTTTTAAATATAAGTTGACTCCACACTTAAATGCAGAAGCAGGATTGCGATATGATGTTACGAAATATGAAGTAAAAAAATGGTACGATTTAAGCGATTGGGAAAATCTGTATGCAAATGATTTTTCACAGTTTTATGTGAAGACTGATGGAAATCGAGTTTTCACCAAACCGAATTTGACTTATAAGAATTTATCTTTTAATGCAGGTTTAGATTATCAACCTTCAAAGAATTTTGATGTAAAATTGAATTATGCGAAAGTTGGAAGAACGCCAAATATTGCTGAACTTTTTGCTGATGGATTGCATCATTCCGCGGCGATTATCGAAGTTGGAAATATGGGCATTAAAAATGAAGATGGAAACCAATTTAATTTAAATATCGATGGAAAAGTAAATGTGCTAGATGGTTTGAGAGTAACCGTAAATCCGTATTTATTCATTACTAAAAACTTCATCACTGAAATTCCAACTGGAATTCAGAATACGATTCGTGGTGTTTTCCCGGTTTGGTCTTATAAACAGATCGATGCGAAAATGTACGGTTTAGATGTTGACGCGCAATTGAAATTGAACGATCATTTTGAATATCATGGAAATTACTCTTATATTAATGGACACGATCAAACCAACGATCAACCATTAATAATGATGGTTCCAACGAATTTTGCCAACAGTTTAGAATTTAAAAATGAACATTGGAGAAATTTCTATTTCAAAGTTCAGCAGAAAACGTTCTTGCACCAAAAAAGATTTCCTCTTTACAATCCGACTATTAATATTTTCGAAAATGGAGTAGAGGTTGAGAAAACTTTAGATCTTTCTACACCGCCGCCGACTTATACTTTATGGAGCGTGCAAACTGGTTTTGATTTTAATAAACATTTCTCTGCAGGACTAAATGTGACCAACCTTTTTGATACGAATTATAAAGATTACCTAAACAGAATGCGTTATTTCTCTTATGAAATGGGCAGAAATATTATTTTCAATATTAAATATAACTTCTAA
- a CDS encoding trigger factor yields the protein MNVTATNHDEVSALLTVTLDKSDYKDKVEKQLINYAKNAQVPGFRKGKVPLSMVRKQYEAGIAFEEINKQVSEALNNYVTDNKLRLVGQPVPQPVDAMDHHAEQLSVGFEVGYEPDFTIDLAKYEAPHFKVEASEKEINQSIENMQKRFAEQVPQEAIGDDSTVALEISQVIEEGAEGEHNHAPKTITIDATKKAAFELVKALKKDESVKVSKADLAKNEELAKELTFSPEEVEHLHHDQIEVKVKDFFGLNLAELNEELFDKVYGEGTIKSEEELKEKVKAELDEYFQQNADVHFVNKVLAQINEKEEVKLPETFLIKWLMFSNEHVTSEAQAKEILEAEKNQLKYQILEGKLMNDNEITLDYADVLGQAEQLVRNQLAMYGIHHLPDEEVQKYAADMLKDQEQVRQISSEVGMAKLKDVILEKATKKETKISHDEFLEELKK from the coding sequence ATGAACGTTACAGCGACCAACCACGATGAAGTAAGTGCGTTACTTACAGTTACATTAGATAAGTCAGATTATAAAGATAAAGTTGAAAAGCAATTAATCAACTACGCAAAAAATGCACAAGTTCCTGGATTTAGAAAAGGGAAAGTGCCATTGAGCATGGTGAGAAAGCAATATGAAGCGGGAATCGCTTTTGAAGAAATCAACAAACAAGTATCAGAAGCCTTGAACAATTATGTTACTGATAACAAATTGAGATTGGTAGGTCAGCCGGTTCCACAACCAGTTGATGCAATGGATCACCATGCAGAACAACTTTCAGTTGGTTTTGAAGTTGGATACGAACCGGATTTCACTATTGATTTAGCGAAATACGAAGCACCTCATTTTAAAGTAGAAGCTTCTGAAAAAGAAATCAACCAAAGTATCGAAAACATGCAAAAGCGTTTTGCTGAGCAAGTTCCTCAAGAGGCAATCGGTGATGATTCTACTGTTGCTTTAGAAATTAGCCAGGTGATTGAAGAAGGAGCGGAAGGTGAACATAACCACGCGCCAAAAACGATTACTATCGATGCTACTAAAAAAGCAGCTTTCGAATTAGTGAAAGCTTTGAAAAAAGACGAGTCAGTAAAAGTTTCTAAAGCAGATTTAGCGAAAAACGAAGAATTGGCTAAAGAATTAACTTTCAGCCCGGAAGAAGTTGAGCATTTACACCACGACCAAATCGAGGTTAAAGTAAAAGATTTCTTCGGCTTAAACTTAGCAGAATTAAACGAAGAGTTATTCGACAAAGTTTACGGTGAAGGAACAATCAAGTCTGAAGAAGAATTGAAAGAAAAAGTAAAAGCTGAATTGGATGAATATTTCCAACAAAATGCTGATGTTCATTTCGTAAATAAAGTATTGGCTCAAATCAACGAAAAAGAAGAAGTTAAACTTCCTGAAACTTTCTTGATCAAATGGTTAATGTTTAGCAATGAGCACGTAACTTCTGAAGCGCAAGCAAAAGAAATCTTAGAAGCAGAAAAAAATCAGTTGAAATATCAAATCCTTGAAGGGAAATTGATGAATGACAACGAGATCACTTTAGATTACGCAGACGTTTTAGGACAAGCTGAGCAATTGGTAAGAAATCAATTAGCGATGTACGGAATTCACCATTTACCAGACGAAGAAGTACAGAAATATGCTGCTGATATGTTGAAAGATCAAGAGCAAGTTCGTCAGATTTCTTCTGAAGTAGGAATGGCGAAATTGAAAGACGTTATCTTGGAAAAAGCAACTAAAAAAGAAACCAAAATCTCTCACGATGAGTTTTTGGAAGAATTGAAAAAGTAA
- a CDS encoding MgtC/SapB family protein — MSEHFELLDIYKAVISLVAGLILGLEREMKDKSAGLKTITIICLGSTLFSILSYKLAGTGDPTRIASYIVSGIGFLGAGVIFKEGFSVYGLTTAGIIWIAAAIGMSIGFGEIFIAFTFLISALIVIYVAKLFTQNFVSYHHNKILKFQIPVENVDQKKSIVSDIKKISKVAFEIALEKHGEFLFITLDLHINNKQIEELESYLIQNKNIASFSY; from the coding sequence ATGTCAGAACATTTTGAACTTTTAGATATTTACAAAGCAGTCATTTCATTAGTTGCCGGATTAATCTTGGGATTAGAACGCGAAATGAAAGATAAATCTGCGGGCTTGAAAACGATTACGATCATTTGTCTGGGCTCAACGCTCTTCTCTATTCTGTCTTATAAACTGGCAGGAACTGGGGATCCAACCAGAATTGCATCTTACATCGTGAGTGGAATTGGTTTTCTGGGAGCAGGCGTTATTTTCAAAGAAGGATTTAGCGTGTATGGTTTAACCACTGCAGGAATTATCTGGATTGCAGCCGCCATAGGAATGTCGATTGGATTTGGTGAAATCTTTATCGCCTTTACTTTTCTGATAAGCGCTTTGATTGTGATTTATGTTGCCAAATTATTCACGCAGAATTTTGTTTCTTATCATCATAATAAAATTTTAAAATTTCAAATTCCGGTTGAAAACGTTGATCAAAAAAAATCGATCGTCAGTGATATCAAAAAGATTTCAAAAGTAGCGTTCGAAATTGCTTTAGAGAAACATGGCGAATTCCTGTTTATAACACTTGATCTTCATATCAACAACAAGCAGATTGAAGAACTGGAATCTTATCTCATTCAAAATAAAAATATAGCTTCTTTTAGTTATTGA
- a CDS encoding DUF3109 family protein codes for MIQIDDKLISEDIFSEEFVCNLSKCKGACCVEGDVGAPLDKNETLILERIFDQVKPYLRPEGVKAIEEQGAWVLDPSDNDYVTPMVEGKECAYVIFDEKGITKCGIEKAYEDGAVDWQKPISCHLYPIRVDEYRTFTALNYHKWEICSDACALGKELKVPIYKFVKTPLIRKYGEEWYQTLCDAADEWKAEYGS; via the coding sequence ATGATTCAAATTGACGATAAATTAATTTCTGAAGATATCTTTTCTGAAGAATTTGTGTGTAACCTCAGCAAATGCAAAGGCGCGTGCTGCGTTGAAGGTGACGTAGGAGCTCCTTTGGACAAAAACGAGACGTTAATACTCGAAAGAATTTTCGACCAGGTTAAACCCTATCTTAGACCCGAAGGTGTAAAAGCCATCGAAGAGCAGGGAGCCTGGGTTCTGGATCCGAGCGATAACGATTATGTAACGCCGATGGTGGAAGGAAAAGAATGTGCTTATGTGATTTTTGATGAGAAAGGAATCACCAAATGCGGGATTGAAAAAGCGTACGAAGACGGCGCAGTTGATTGGCAAAAGCCAATTTCTTGTCACCTCTATCCTATTCGTGTCGATGAATACAGAACGTTTACGGCACTGAATTATCACAAATGGGAAATCTGCAGCGATGCCTGTGCTTTAGGAAAAGAATTAAAAGTTCCTATTTACAAATTTGTAAAGACGCCACTCATCCGAAAATATGGTGAGGAATGGTATCAAACTTTATGTGATGCAGCCGACGAGTGGAAAGCGGAGTACGGTTCGTAG
- a CDS encoding DUF6427 family protein, with protein sequence MFRLLSKESNIFSVPVYIGILLLIVISFNILDFNTLELISAAITFAGVALGYFCFNAVALNYQTHLPLFLYTAFIFALYPGDLDIGIAVSLFTNSIILLLLTNDNISVRNFSYILVGSILALNFIFLPTTWPMSIFVIFHIIGTSDRIGLHIFRLFFGMLLVALTYFGIAYFLNMNSWNPAYFPFTGFKLQPHFDNLLWLLPIALLMIHAVMDHFKNFNKKSPTSRFKYTFLLVFSLTQLITIVLYMGKTFEYLLLLALPTSIILSRMLRFTKKYWMQEAGLWLIIISLLIFKLTTYFNFF encoded by the coding sequence ATGTTTCGATTACTTTCAAAAGAAAGCAATATTTTTTCAGTTCCTGTTTACATTGGGATTCTTCTTTTAATAGTAATTAGCTTTAATATATTAGACTTCAATACTTTAGAGTTAATTTCAGCCGCAATAACTTTTGCCGGAGTTGCTTTAGGATACTTTTGTTTTAATGCAGTTGCGCTGAATTATCAAACGCATCTGCCTCTTTTTTTATACACCGCTTTTATTTTTGCTTTATATCCGGGAGATCTGGATATTGGAATTGCCGTTTCGCTGTTCACCAATTCGATTATTTTGCTGCTGTTAACCAATGATAATATTTCGGTTCGTAATTTTTCTTACATTTTAGTAGGATCAATTTTAGCGCTTAATTTCATCTTTCTTCCTACAACCTGGCCAATGTCTATTTTCGTTATTTTCCATATTATCGGAACTTCTGACCGAATTGGACTGCACATTTTCAGATTGTTTTTCGGAATGTTATTGGTCGCACTTACCTATTTTGGAATTGCCTATTTCCTTAATATGAATTCCTGGAATCCGGCCTATTTTCCTTTTACTGGGTTTAAATTACAGCCGCATTTCGATAATCTTTTATGGTTGCTTCCAATCGCCCTTTTAATGATTCATGCCGTAATGGATCACTTTAAAAACTTTAATAAAAAAAGCCCCACGAGCAGATTCAAATATACTTTTCTACTGGTTTTCTCTTTAACACAATTAATTACGATTGTTCTTTACATGGGAAAAACTTTTGAATATTTACTTTTACTGGCTTTACCAACTTCTATTATTTTAAGCAGAATGCTTCGTTTTACTAAAAAGTACTGGATGCAGGAAGCCGGTTTATGGCTTATTATTATTTCGCTGCTTATTTTTAAACTCACTACTTATTTTAATTTTTTTTAA
- a CDS encoding universal stress protein — protein MINIILPVDFSEATDKLVEGAVKFAKEANGKICLIHVAPSDIGFAIGDMGFQYFPEVEQNEIKQELFQLNALEQRIIAQGVDCEHLLKQGVAGDIILEYAKDKTAGYIVMGSHGRSNMYDVFVGSLTKELTRRSPIPVLVIPIH, from the coding sequence ATGATAAACATTATTCTACCTGTAGATTTTTCTGAAGCTACTGACAAATTAGTGGAGGGAGCAGTAAAATTTGCAAAAGAAGCCAACGGAAAGATTTGCCTAATTCACGTGGCACCTTCCGATATTGGTTTTGCAATTGGCGATATGGGATTTCAATATTTCCCGGAAGTTGAGCAGAACGAAATCAAACAAGAGCTTTTTCAGCTGAATGCACTGGAGCAACGTATTATTGCACAAGGTGTAGATTGTGAGCATTTACTAAAGCAAGGAGTTGCAGGAGATATTATTCTGGAATATGCAAAGGATAAAACAGCGGGTTATATCGTAATGGGATCTCACGGAAGAAGCAATATGTACGACGTTTTTGTAGGAAGTTTAACAAAAGAATTAACAAGACGTTCGCCGATTCCAGTACTCGTAATTCCTATCCATTAA
- a CDS encoding fumarylacetoacetate hydrolase family protein produces MKIICIGRNYAEHAQELGNEIPESPVIFMKPDTAVLKKGSDFYIPEFSDDVHYELEVVLKISKGGKYIQEENADKHYEEIGLGIDFTARDLQSQLKAKGLPWELSKAFDGSAVVSEFYKKEDYDMRNINFSLVKNKQEVQNGNTSLMIFSPEKIIAFVSQYFTLKVGDLIFTGTPKGVGKVSENDILEAFLEDQKVFDLRIQ; encoded by the coding sequence ATGAAAATCATTTGCATCGGCAGAAATTACGCAGAACACGCTCAGGAACTCGGAAATGAAATCCCGGAAAGTCCCGTTATTTTTATGAAACCGGACACGGCAGTTTTAAAAAAAGGAAGCGACTTTTATATTCCTGAATTTTCTGATGACGTTCATTACGAATTAGAAGTCGTTTTAAAAATATCAAAAGGAGGAAAATATATTCAGGAAGAAAACGCTGATAAACATTATGAAGAAATCGGTTTAGGAATTGATTTCACAGCCAGAGATTTGCAAAGTCAATTGAAAGCAAAAGGACTTCCGTGGGAATTATCCAAAGCATTTGATGGCAGCGCAGTCGTTTCTGAGTTTTATAAAAAAGAGGATTATGATATGAGAAATATCAACTTTTCTTTAGTGAAAAATAAACAGGAAGTTCAAAATGGAAATACTTCATTAATGATTTTCTCACCGGAAAAAATCATCGCATTTGTTTCTCAGTACTTTACGTTAAAAGTTGGAGATTTAATTTTTACAGGAACACCAAAAGGCGTTGGCAAAGTTTCGGAAAACGATATCCTGGAAGCTTTCTTAGAGGATCAAAAAGTTTTTGATTTACGAATCCAGTAG
- a CDS encoding 3'-5' exonuclease translates to MNLKLHKPLCIFDLETTGIQVAKDRIVEISILKVNPDSSRESKTWLVNPGMPIPPETSAIHGITDERVKDAPTFKEIASKVMDMISGTDLGGFNSNRFDVPLLAEELLRAGFDFDLSKFKLVDAQTIFHKMEPRNLTAAYQFYCKKELVNAHSAEADVLATFEVLDAQVGHYDELPNDIASLSEISSHHKFADLAGFIAFDKEEKEIFTFGKYKGQKVKEVFQKDLGYYGWIQNADFPLYTKKVLTGIQLRSKF, encoded by the coding sequence ATGAATTTAAAACTACATAAACCTCTTTGTATCTTTGATTTAGAAACCACAGGAATACAAGTTGCCAAAGACAGAATCGTTGAAATTTCTATTCTAAAAGTGAATCCTGATTCTTCACGAGAAAGTAAAACCTGGTTGGTTAATCCTGGAATGCCGATTCCGCCCGAAACTTCAGCGATTCACGGAATTACGGATGAGAGAGTAAAAGATGCTCCAACATTTAAAGAAATTGCGTCGAAAGTAATGGATATGATTTCAGGAACTGATTTGGGCGGATTTAATTCTAACCGTTTTGACGTTCCACTTTTGGCGGAAGAATTATTGAGAGCAGGATTCGATTTCGATTTAAGTAAATTTAAATTAGTCGATGCACAAACGATTTTCCACAAAATGGAACCGAGAAATTTAACAGCGGCTTATCAATTTTATTGTAAAAAAGAATTAGTCAATGCGCATTCAGCAGAAGCAGATGTTTTGGCGACTTTCGAAGTTTTAGATGCACAAGTTGGACATTACGACGAATTACCGAACGATATCGCGAGTTTAAGTGAAATTTCTTCTCATCATAAATTTGCTGATTTGGCAGGTTTCATCGCTTTTGATAAAGAAGAAAAAGAAATCTTCACTTTCGGAAAATACAAAGGACAAAAAGTGAAAGAAGTTTTCCAAAAAGATTTAGGTTATTATGGATGGATTCAGAATGCTGATTTTCCTTTGTATACAAAGAAAGTTTTGACGGGAATTCAATTGAGAAGTAAGTTTTAA
- a CDS encoding CDP-alcohol phosphatidyltransferase family protein, producing MNFIKNNLANAFTLGNLFSGSVGVIHLINGDYQTTAICIILSLILDFFDGFIARAMKSNSELGVQLDSLADMVSFGLLPGLVLFKALEPFGNQLFGLDLPFEIKYIGILVTLFSCLRLAIFNLDDEQTYYFKGLNTPSNTILIFGLYYAFLENESFKMIFENPLYLILITIILSWLLVSPIKMISLKFKSMKLEDNYPKVALLIGVIILLIIFKTVGIPLAMLYYILISVIFQKQLKA from the coding sequence ATGAATTTTATCAAGAACAATTTGGCGAATGCTTTCACGCTCGGCAATTTATTTTCGGGAAGTGTTGGAGTAATCCATTTAATTAATGGTGATTATCAAACCACTGCGATTTGCATTATCCTTTCTTTGATCTTAGATTTCTTCGATGGATTTATCGCCCGCGCTATGAAATCAAATTCTGAACTTGGCGTACAACTGGATTCTTTGGCTGATATGGTGAGTTTCGGTTTGTTACCTGGACTTGTACTATTCAAAGCATTAGAACCGTTTGGCAACCAATTATTCGGACTGGATCTTCCTTTCGAAATTAAATATATCGGAATTTTAGTTACATTATTTTCTTGTCTACGATTAGCGATTTTTAATTTAGATGATGAACAGACTTATTACTTTAAAGGATTAAATACACCTTCAAACACTATTCTAATTTTCGGATTATACTACGCTTTTTTAGAAAATGAAAGTTTTAAAATGATTTTTGAAAATCCTTTATATTTAATTCTAATCACGATTATTTTATCATGGCTTTTAGTAAGTCCGATTAAAATGATTTCGTTGAAATTCAAATCGATGAAACTGGAAGACAATTATCCGAAAGTCGCTTTGCTGATTGGGGTAATAATCCTTTTAATCATTTTTAAAACAGTGGGAATTCCATTAGCGATGTTGTATTATATTTTGATATCGGTGATTTTTCAAAAACAATTGAAAGCGTAA